A single region of the Changchengzhania lutea genome encodes:
- the atpG gene encoding ATP synthase F1 subunit gamma, translating into MANLKEIRNRISSVSSTMQITSAMKMVSAAKLKKAQDAITAMRPYSDKLTELLQSLSATLDADSGSKYSTQRDVQKVLIVAITSNRGLAGAFNSNIIKEVSKLSNEKYANQEVSYVAIGKKANDAFKKTNRVIANKSEVYEDLTFDNVAAIAELLMDKFVTGEFDKIDIVYNKFKNAATQLITVEQFLPIVPVEGAAVNNVDYIFEPSKAEIVEQLIPKSLKTQLYKGIRDSFASEHGARMTAMHKATDNATELRDQLKLTYNKARQASITNEILEIVGGAEALNN; encoded by the coding sequence ATGGCAAACTTAAAAGAAATACGTAACAGAATATCATCGGTATCTTCAACGATGCAGATTACCAGTGCCATGAAAATGGTATCTGCTGCAAAGCTAAAGAAGGCACAAGATGCTATTACAGCAATGCGTCCTTATTCAGATAAGTTAACTGAGCTTTTGCAAAGTTTAAGCGCAACCTTAGATGCTGATTCTGGAAGTAAATATTCAACCCAAAGGGATGTTCAAAAAGTACTTATTGTTGCCATAACTTCAAATAGAGGTCTAGCAGGCGCTTTTAACTCAAACATAATCAAAGAGGTTTCTAAGTTGAGTAATGAAAAGTATGCTAATCAAGAAGTATCTTATGTGGCTATTGGAAAAAAAGCCAACGATGCATTCAAGAAAACAAATCGGGTTATAGCTAATAAAAGTGAGGTTTATGAAGATTTAACTTTTGATAACGTAGCTGCCATTGCTGAATTGTTAATGGATAAATTTGTCACTGGTGAATTCGATAAGATTGATATTGTTTATAATAAGTTTAAAAACGCTGCGACTCAATTAATAACTGTAGAACAATTTTTGCCAATAGTTCCAGTTGAAGGCGCTGCCGTAAATAATGTAGATTATATCTTTGAACCTTCTAAAGCTGAAATTGTTGAGCAACTTATTCCGAAGTCATTAAAAACGCAATTGTACAAAGGGATTAGGGATTCTTTTGCAAGCGAACACGGAGCACGTATGACAGCGATGCATAAAGCCACAGATAACGCCACTGAGTTAAGAGATCAATTGAAATTAACCTATAATAAGGCACGTCAAGCATCCATTACAAATGAAATCCTTGAAATTGTTGGAGGAGCAGAGGCTCTGAACAATTAG